Proteins from a single region of Desulfolutivibrio sulfoxidireducens:
- the dxs gene encoding 1-deoxy-D-xylulose-5-phosphate synthase produces the protein MSDFVQHSLRILTGIDDPRQVAGLSPSDLSRLAEEIRQVIISTVSMNGGHLAPSLGVVELTLALLRAFDPGRDKIVWDVGHQAYAYKILTGRLESFHTLRTFGGISGFPKRCESPYDHFGVGHSSTSISAALGMAMARDLQKKDHHVISVIGDGSMTAGLAYEGLNQAGGWGGRLVVVLNDNEMSIAKNVGALSLFLSRKLAHRWVLRLKKDMEGWIKSLPYGQDLMGYVRRGEESFKSFFTPGMLFEAFRFTYLGPIDGHDTERMTQVFEEVKNIDGPVLVHVLTKKGKGYVPAESNPTFFHGVGSFEPETGQAEGASATTAPATYTEVLGRTLFHLARTDPRIVAITAAMPEGTGLSAFAEKLPEQFVDVGICEQHAVTFAAGLATQGFRPVVAIYSTFLQRSYDQIVHDVCLQNLPVTFCLDRGGLVGEDGPTHHGAFDLSYLRHIPNLVLMAPKDEAELARMLVTALAHDGPAAIRYPRGVGVGARPDPRPEPLAIGQGEMLRSGSDAAIIAVGSRVHPCLAAAGAVAAKTGKSVAVFNARFIKPLPQDDILELAGRCHRLLVVEENTVAGGFGSAVLELLADKDALAGLTVKRLGLPDAFVEHGPQKTLRAKLGIDTEGITRAIEDLLR, from the coding sequence ATGTCGGATTTCGTGCAGCACTCGCTTCGGATATTGACCGGGATCGACGACCCGCGCCAGGTGGCCGGCCTGTCCCCCTCTGATCTGTCCCGCCTGGCCGAGGAGATCCGCCAGGTGATCATCTCCACCGTGTCCATGAACGGCGGCCATCTGGCCCCGTCCCTGGGCGTTGTGGAACTGACCCTGGCCTTGCTGCGGGCCTTTGATCCGGGCAGGGACAAGATCGTGTGGGATGTGGGGCACCAGGCCTACGCCTACAAGATCCTCACCGGACGCCTGGAGTCCTTCCACACCCTGCGCACCTTCGGGGGCATAAGCGGGTTCCCCAAGCGTTGCGAGAGCCCCTACGACCATTTCGGCGTGGGGCATTCGAGCACCTCCATCTCCGCGGCCCTGGGCATGGCCATGGCCCGGGACCTCCAGAAAAAGGACCACCACGTCATCTCGGTCATCGGCGACGGCTCCATGACCGCCGGGCTGGCCTACGAGGGGTTGAACCAGGCCGGGGGCTGGGGCGGCAGACTGGTGGTCGTGCTCAACGACAACGAGATGTCCATCGCCAAGAACGTGGGAGCCCTGTCGCTTTTTTTAAGCCGCAAGCTCGCCCATCGCTGGGTCTTGCGCCTGAAAAAGGACATGGAGGGCTGGATCAAGTCGTTGCCCTACGGCCAGGATCTGATGGGCTACGTGCGCCGGGGCGAGGAGTCGTTCAAGAGCTTTTTCACCCCGGGCATGCTCTTCGAGGCCTTCCGCTTCACATATCTGGGCCCCATCGACGGACACGACACCGAACGCATGACCCAGGTCTTCGAGGAGGTCAAAAATATCGACGGCCCGGTTCTGGTCCACGTGCTCACCAAAAAGGGCAAGGGCTACGTCCCGGCCGAGTCCAATCCCACCTTCTTCCACGGCGTGGGCTCCTTCGAGCCCGAGACCGGGCAGGCCGAGGGCGCCTCGGCCACGACCGCCCCGGCCACCTACACCGAGGTCCTCGGGCGCACCCTGTTCCATCTGGCCCGCACCGATCCCCGCATCGTGGCCATCACCGCGGCCATGCCCGAGGGCACCGGGCTTTCCGCCTTCGCCGAAAAGCTGCCCGAACAGTTCGTGGACGTGGGCATCTGCGAGCAGCACGCCGTGACCTTCGCCGCCGGGCTGGCCACCCAGGGATTCCGGCCCGTGGTGGCCATCTATTCCACCTTTTTGCAGCGCTCCTACGACCAGATCGTCCACGACGTGTGCCTGCAGAACCTGCCCGTGACCTTCTGCCTGGACCGGGGCGGGCTTGTGGGCGAGGACGGCCCCACCCACCACGGGGCCTTCGACCTCTCCTACCTGCGCCACATCCCGAACCTGGTGCTCATGGCCCCGAAAGACGAGGCCGAACTGGCCCGCATGCTGGTCACGGCCCTGGCTCACGACGGTCCGGCGGCCATCCGCTATCCGCGCGGCGTGGGCGTGGGGGCCAGGCCCGATCCCAGGCCCGAACCCCTGGCCATCGGCCAGGGCGAGATGCTGCGTAGCGGGAGCGACGCGGCCATAATCGCCGTGGGCAGCCGGGTGCATCCCTGCCTGGCCGCGGCCGGGGCCGTGGCCGCGAAAACCGGGAAGTCCGTGGCCGTGTTCAACGCCAGGTTCATAAAGCCCCTGCCGCAGGACGATATCCTGGAACTGGCCGGACGCTGCCACAGGCTGCTTGTGGTCGAGGAAAACACCGTGGCCGGGGGATTCGGCTCGGCCGTGCTGGAACTTCTGGCCGACAAGGACGCCCTGGCCGGGCTTACGGTCAAACGCCTCGGGCTGCCGGACGCCTTCGTGGAGCACGGGCCGCAAAAGACCCTGCGGGCCAAGCTCGGCATCGACACCGAGGGGATCACCCGGGCGATCGAGGACCTTCTGCGCTGA
- a CDS encoding polyprenyl synthetase family protein — protein sequence MWVRQKLADYAALTGDYLRERFGKKIREAGTPDTLVRPMEYSLLAGGKRLRPALCLAFAEVLGTPAERVLPFASAFELIHTYSLIHDDLPAMDDDDLRRGRPSCHKAFGEAQAILAGDALVTEAFGLMAETAPAVPERAVLTALAEAVFAAGSGGMVGGQMLDMDYTGAPGVTLAQVAAMQAKKTGALIRAACVCGAVLAQAAPGDVVRAAAYGQSLGAAFQIADDILDVVGDEKTIGKPVGSDQARGKNTFPSLAGLDRSREMALAEADAAVSAVAPYQGDAARFLRELARYVVDRVS from the coding sequence GTGTGGGTTAGACAGAAGCTTGCGGACTACGCCGCCCTGACCGGCGACTACCTGCGGGAGCGCTTCGGGAAGAAAATCCGCGAGGCGGGAACGCCGGACACCCTCGTGCGGCCCATGGAATATAGCCTCCTGGCCGGGGGCAAGAGGCTGCGGCCGGCCCTGTGCCTGGCCTTCGCCGAGGTCCTGGGCACCCCGGCCGAGCGGGTATTGCCCTTTGCCTCGGCCTTCGAGCTGATTCATACCTATTCGCTCATCCACGACGACCTGCCGGCCATGGACGACGACGACCTGCGCCGGGGGCGGCCCTCCTGCCACAAGGCCTTCGGCGAGGCCCAGGCCATCCTGGCCGGGGACGCCCTGGTGACCGAGGCCTTCGGGCTTATGGCCGAGACCGCCCCGGCCGTGCCGGAACGGGCCGTGCTCACGGCCCTGGCCGAGGCCGTCTTCGCCGCCGGAAGCGGCGGCATGGTCGGCGGGCAGATGCTGGACATGGACTATACCGGCGCACCCGGGGTGACCCTGGCCCAGGTGGCGGCCATGCAGGCCAAAAAGACCGGGGCCCTTATCCGGGCGGCCTGCGTGTGCGGCGCGGTCCTGGCCCAGGCCGCCCCGGGCGACGTGGTCCGGGCCGCCGCCTACGGCCAAAGTCTGGGCGCGGCCTTCCAGATCGCCGACGACATCCTGGACGTGGTCGGCGACGAAAAAACCATCGGCAAGCCCGTGGGCAGCGACCAGGCCCGGGGCAAGAACACCTTTCCCTCCCTGGCCGGACTTGACCGCAGCCGGGAGATGGCCCTGGCCGAGGCCGACGCGGCGGTTTCGGCCGTGGCCCCCTATCAGGGGGACGCGGCGCGGTTTTTGCGCGAACTGGCCCGCTACGTGGTGGACCGCGTCTCATAG
- a CDS encoding long-chain-fatty-acid--CoA ligase, which translates to MIHDPLAPRAPDAAGRPAAAPCLSLEGLDVPLFAHLDRAAAEHPRRTAIRFHNARISFARLKRLAETGAAALRAAGLENGDRVAVMLPNSPQAIITYYAVLKAGGTCVMVNPLYMEHELRHQMADSGARVVVILDLLWARHQALLREFSPARVFVTRLDDGLRFPLSLLFFLKMRREGKRPDLGLDGRTVFPWKSLFRGRSRHSATDIDPKTDVAVLQYTGGTTGLAKGAMLTHANLMANVRQARTVLRGVGHKAEVFLGLLPYFHIYGLTVCVNLAVACGATMVPIARFLPAQTVKIIAKTRPTIFPGAPSIYAALLRQAGATREALGSIRYCVSGSAPMSGELLSRFSELTGAQILEGYGLTEASPITHLNPLEGGRKPGSIGLPFPGTEARIMDMETGTRVLADGEAGELAVRGPQVMAGYWNRPDDTAQVLRDGWLYTGDMAMRDADGYYFILDRKKDLILCGGYNVYPREIEEVLAGHPAVREACAVGVAHPTRGEAVKVFVVPEEGHAPSKAEILGYLRERLAGYKIPKYVEFRKELPKTLVGKVLRRALRDEETGKAAGVSAEGPRSPG; encoded by the coding sequence ATGATCCACGATCCCCTCGCGCCCCGCGCGCCCGATGCCGCCGGCCGACCGGCCGCCGCGCCCTGTCTGTCCCTGGAGGGCCTGGACGTTCCCCTGTTCGCCCATCTCGACCGGGCCGCCGCCGAGCATCCCCGGCGCACGGCCATCCGCTTCCACAACGCCCGGATTTCCTTCGCCAGGCTCAAACGCCTGGCCGAGACCGGGGCGGCGGCGCTTCGCGCGGCGGGCCTTGAAAACGGCGACCGGGTGGCCGTCATGCTGCCCAACTCGCCCCAGGCCATCATCACCTACTACGCGGTGCTCAAGGCCGGGGGGACCTGCGTCATGGTCAACCCCCTGTACATGGAGCACGAACTGCGCCACCAGATGGCCGACAGCGGGGCGCGGGTGGTGGTCATCCTGGACCTTTTGTGGGCCAGGCACCAGGCCCTGTTGCGGGAATTTTCCCCGGCCCGGGTCTTCGTCACCCGGCTTGACGACGGCCTGCGCTTTCCCCTGAGCCTGCTTTTTTTCCTCAAGATGCGCCGTGAGGGCAAGCGCCCGGACCTGGGCCTTGACGGCCGGACGGTCTTTCCCTGGAAGTCCCTGTTTCGCGGCCGGTCGCGCCACAGCGCCACGGACATCGACCCGAAAACCGACGTGGCCGTGCTCCAGTATACCGGCGGGACCACGGGGCTGGCCAAGGGGGCCATGCTCACCCACGCGAACCTGATGGCCAACGTCCGGCAGGCCCGTACGGTGCTGCGCGGGGTGGGCCATAAGGCCGAGGTCTTCCTCGGGCTTCTGCCCTATTTCCATATCTACGGCCTGACCGTGTGCGTCAACCTGGCCGTGGCCTGCGGCGCGACCATGGTGCCCATCGCCCGGTTTTTGCCGGCCCAGACCGTAAAAATCATCGCCAAAACGCGGCCCACGATCTTTCCCGGGGCGCCCTCGATCTACGCCGCGCTGTTGCGCCAGGCCGGGGCGACCAGGGAGGCCCTGGGCAGCATCCGCTACTGCGTCTCGGGCTCCGCGCCCATGTCCGGGGAGCTTCTGTCCCGGTTTTCGGAACTCACCGGGGCCCAGATCCTTGAAGGCTACGGCCTGACCGAGGCCTCGCCCATCACCCATTTGAATCCCCTGGAGGGTGGGCGCAAACCCGGCTCCATCGGCCTGCCCTTCCCGGGCACCGAGGCCAGGATCATGGACATGGAGACCGGGACCCGCGTCCTCGCGGACGGCGAGGCCGGGGAACTGGCGGTCAGGGGGCCGCAGGTCATGGCCGGATACTGGAACCGTCCGGACGACACGGCCCAGGTCCTGCGGGACGGCTGGCTGTATACCGGAGACATGGCCATGCGCGATGCGGACGGCTACTACTTCATCCTGGACCGCAAAAAGGACCTCATCCTGTGCGGCGGGTACAACGTCTATCCCCGGGAGATCGAGGAGGTCCTGGCCGGCCATCCGGCGGTGCGGGAGGCCTGCGCCGTGGGCGTGGCGCATCCGACGCGGGGCGAGGCGGTCAAGGTCTTCGTGGTCCCGGAGGAGGGACACGCGCCGTCGAAGGCCGAGATCCTCGGCTACTTGCGGGAACGTCTGGCGGGATACAAGATTCCGAAATACGTGGAGTTCCGTAAGGAACTGCCCAAGACCCTGGTGGGCAAGGTCCTGCGCCGGGCGCTTCGCGACGAGGAGACCGGAAAGGCCGCCGGCGTCAGCGCAGAAGGTCCTCGATCGCCCGGGTGA
- a CDS encoding deoxyhypusine synthase family protein translates to MSTISCFLETHFRHFNARETLDAAKAWRDLLSRGGKMFLTMAGAMSTAEIGVILAEMIRKDKVHAISCTAANLEEDLFNLFNHNEYKMVPHYRDLSPEMEKELYDQGFNRVTDTCIPEGVLRQVQRRISDLWKKAADTDSPKFPYEFMYDLLDQPGIEEHFQVPAEHSWVLAAKEKGLTIYSPGFEDSTLGNIFCSEVMRGRVKSHRAVRAGTEQMELLARWYTAMAKAETPIGFFQIGGGIAADFPICVVPMLIQDLEREDTPFWAYFAQIGDSTTSYGSYSGAVPNEKITWGKLDVGTPSFMINSDAAIVAPLIFAYVLGL, encoded by the coding sequence ATGTCCACGATTTCATGTTTTCTGGAAACCCACTTCAGGCACTTCAACGCCCGGGAGACCCTGGACGCGGCCAAGGCCTGGCGCGACCTGCTTTCCCGGGGCGGCAAGATGTTTCTGACCATGGCCGGGGCCATGAGCACCGCCGAGATCGGCGTCATCCTGGCCGAGATGATCCGCAAGGACAAGGTCCACGCCATCAGTTGCACCGCGGCCAACCTGGAGGAGGACCTGTTCAACCTCTTCAACCACAATGAATACAAGATGGTGCCCCACTACCGGGACCTGTCCCCGGAGATGGAAAAGGAGCTCTACGACCAGGGCTTCAACCGGGTTACCGACACCTGCATCCCCGAGGGGGTCCTGCGGCAGGTGCAGCGCCGGATTTCCGATTTGTGGAAAAAGGCCGCCGACACGGATTCGCCGAAATTTCCCTATGAATTCATGTACGACCTGCTGGACCAGCCCGGCATCGAGGAACATTTCCAGGTCCCGGCCGAACATTCCTGGGTCCTGGCGGCCAAAGAGAAGGGGCTGACCATCTATTCCCCGGGCTTCGAGGACAGCACCTTGGGCAACATCTTCTGCTCCGAGGTCATGCGCGGACGGGTCAAGAGCCACCGTGCCGTGCGCGCCGGCACCGAACAGATGGAACTTTTGGCCCGGTGGTACACGGCCATGGCCAAGGCCGAAACGCCCATCGGGTTTTTCCAGATCGGCGGCGGCATCGCCGCGGACTTTCCCATCTGCGTGGTGCCCATGCTCATCCAGGACCTGGAGCGCGAGGACACCCCGTTCTGGGCCTATTTCGCCCAGATCGGGGACAGCACCACCTCCTACGGCTCCTATTCCGGGGCCGTGCCCAACGAAAAGATCACCTGGGGCAAGCTCGACGTGGGCACGCCCTCGTTCATGATCAATTCCGACGCGGCCATCGTGGCCCCGCTGATCTTCGCCTACGTGCTGGGCCTGTAG